The Actinocatenispora sera genome has a window encoding:
- a CDS encoding SCO1664 family protein encodes MSDPVADPVRTPRLDDEAAQRLLRHGSIEPEGLLPGSSNASMRAVITLDGVRARCVYKPVRGERPLWDFPDGTLAGREVGAYLVSAATGWGVVPPTVLRDGPFGPGACQLWIDTDDDADPVGFVPADAVPDGWRPIAAARGEAGEPYVLAHAPDERLARMAVFDVVVNNADRKGGHVLPGTDGQLYGVDHGVCFHAEDKLRTVLWGWAGERLPAGVTDTLRELRDALVADLGDHLSEHLTRIEVRATRVRVDRLLAAGRFPLPGDDWPALPWPPV; translated from the coding sequence GTGAGCGACCCGGTGGCCGACCCGGTCCGTACCCCGCGGCTGGACGACGAGGCGGCGCAGCGGCTGCTGCGGCACGGGTCGATCGAGCCGGAGGGGCTGCTGCCCGGCTCGTCCAACGCCAGCATGCGGGCGGTGATCACGCTCGACGGCGTGCGCGCCCGCTGCGTGTACAAGCCGGTGCGCGGCGAGCGCCCGCTGTGGGACTTCCCGGACGGCACGCTCGCCGGTCGCGAGGTCGGCGCGTACCTGGTGTCGGCGGCGACCGGCTGGGGAGTGGTGCCGCCGACGGTGCTGCGGGACGGCCCGTTCGGCCCGGGCGCCTGCCAGCTGTGGATCGACACCGACGACGACGCCGACCCGGTCGGCTTCGTGCCGGCCGACGCGGTACCGGACGGGTGGCGGCCGATTGCGGCGGCCCGCGGCGAGGCGGGCGAGCCGTACGTGTTGGCACACGCGCCGGACGAGCGGCTGGCCCGGATGGCGGTGTTCGACGTGGTGGTCAACAACGCCGACCGCAAGGGCGGGCACGTGCTGCCCGGCACCGACGGCCAGTTGTACGGGGTGGACCACGGCGTGTGCTTCCACGCCGAGGACAAGCTGCGCACCGTGCTGTGGGGCTGGGCCGGCGAACGGCTGCCGGCCGGCGTCACCGACACCCTGCGCGAGCTGCGCGACGCGCTGGTTGCCGACCTCGGCGACCACCTGTCCGAGCACCTGACCCGCATCGAGGTGCGGGCCACCCGGGTACGGGTCGACCGGCTGCTCGCGGCCGGTCGGTTCCCGCTGCCCGGCGACGACTGGCCGGCGCTGCCCTGGCCCCCGGTCTGA
- a CDS encoding acyltransferase domain-containing protein, which produces MAEIAELARFVALPPEESAWLAELAAATGPDLPLPGETQARRLLTLLDIPAGDHAEALAAAPHPDRDPQLWWLLQHGRRLLDQRLGDQTPLASWPELPERLGAAGRWFYLWTFLAATPQLLDYHERHGVDSAVSAATLADLGSKAALRRRTRGEAGLDKQDWFTLHYRGLLYALGRLQFNVSRVRDEADTLAPGTPCLGTHIPETGPMAPADCDASFAAAPGFFAAHFGTRYPVATCTSWLLDDQLADYLPAESNILRFQRRFRLVDDGFADGLDGDANVLEFVFRRIGPDLDRLPRDTTLQRAVVDHLRAGRHWRVRTGWLPLATG; this is translated from the coding sequence ATGGCCGAGATCGCCGAGCTGGCGCGCTTCGTGGCGCTGCCGCCGGAGGAGTCCGCCTGGCTGGCCGAGCTGGCCGCGGCGACCGGGCCGGACCTTCCGCTGCCGGGCGAGACGCAGGCACGACGGTTGCTCACGCTGCTGGACATCCCCGCCGGCGACCACGCCGAGGCGCTCGCCGCCGCGCCGCACCCGGACCGTGACCCGCAGCTGTGGTGGCTGCTGCAGCACGGCCGGCGGCTGCTCGACCAGCGTCTCGGCGACCAGACCCCGCTGGCCAGCTGGCCCGAGCTGCCGGAACGGCTGGGCGCGGCGGGCCGCTGGTTCTACCTGTGGACGTTCCTCGCCGCGACGCCGCAGCTGCTGGACTACCACGAACGGCACGGCGTCGACTCCGCGGTGAGCGCCGCCACGCTGGCCGACCTCGGGTCGAAGGCGGCGCTGCGCCGGCGCACCCGGGGCGAGGCCGGGTTGGACAAGCAGGACTGGTTCACGCTGCACTACCGTGGCCTGCTGTACGCGCTGGGCCGGTTGCAGTTCAACGTCTCCCGGGTCCGCGACGAGGCGGACACGCTCGCCCCGGGCACGCCGTGTCTGGGCACCCACATCCCGGAGACCGGGCCGATGGCGCCGGCCGACTGCGACGCGTCGTTCGCCGCCGCGCCCGGGTTCTTCGCCGCGCACTTCGGCACCCGGTACCCGGTCGCGACCTGCACCTCGTGGCTGCTGGACGACCAGCTCGCCGACTACCTGCCGGCAGAGTCGAACATCCTGCGCTTCCAGCGGCGGTTCCGGCTGGTCGACGACGGGTTCGCGGACGGCCTGGACGGCGACGCGAACGTGCTGGAGTTCGTGTTCCGCCGGATCGGCCCGGACCTCGACCGGCTGCCCCGGGACACCACCCTGCAGCGCGCGGTCGTCGACCACCTGCGGGCCGGCCGGCACTGGCGGGTCCGCACCGGCTGGCTCCCCCTCGCCACCGGCTGA